A DNA window from Streptomyces parvus contains the following coding sequences:
- a CDS encoding DUF4429 domain-containing protein encodes MAEIIQRDGTWTFDGDTVRIVPGGKAHPVRQELGEIAVPLEAVAGVSFEPDRKGGRLRLRLRGGACPVLRAADGRLKDGADPYALTVEKDRTGVAEYFVDEVRNALLIEQVPDTPVDRFLLPGPTLPVSGGGGDGTASFDGESVRLTWNWKAEESKTAGGASTFPLSRIAGVRWLPAIGLENGYLRFEPVEGPVSAPPKYDPYALDLWGISKKEHTAVLVAAAVLMRLPGARAALDAPQASPALTKAAEPAAATAGDHDALLRRLRELGELHKAGVLTDEEFSTAKQAVLRSM; translated from the coding sequence ATGGCGGAAATCATCCAGCGGGACGGAACATGGACGTTCGACGGGGACACCGTGCGCATCGTGCCGGGCGGAAAGGCGCATCCGGTCCGGCAGGAGCTGGGTGAGATCGCCGTTCCGCTGGAGGCGGTGGCGGGCGTCTCGTTCGAACCGGACCGCAAGGGCGGTCGGCTGCGGCTGCGGCTGCGCGGGGGCGCCTGCCCGGTGCTGCGGGCCGCCGACGGCCGGCTCAAGGACGGCGCCGACCCCTATGCGCTGACCGTGGAGAAGGACCGCACGGGGGTCGCGGAGTACTTCGTCGACGAGGTCCGCAACGCGCTGCTGATCGAGCAGGTGCCGGACACCCCGGTGGACCGCTTCCTGCTGCCGGGGCCGACGCTGCCGGTCTCCGGCGGGGGCGGCGACGGCACGGCGTCCTTCGACGGCGAGAGCGTCCGGCTGACCTGGAACTGGAAGGCCGAGGAGTCCAAGACCGCCGGGGGCGCGTCCACCTTCCCGCTGTCGCGGATCGCGGGGGTGCGGTGGCTGCCGGCGATCGGTCTGGAGAACGGCTATCTGCGCTTCGAGCCGGTGGAGGGGCCCGTCTCCGCGCCGCCGAAGTACGACCCGTACGCCCTGGACCTGTGGGGGATATCCAAGAAGGAGCACACCGCGGTCCTGGTCGCGGCGGCGGTGCTGATGCGGCTGCCCGGGGCCCGTGCGGCTCTGGACGCGCCGCAGGCGTCCCCCGCCCTGACCAAGGCGGCCGAGCCCGCCGCGGCGACCGCGGGCGATCACGACGCGCTGCTGCGGCGGCTGCGGGAGCTGGGCGAGCTGCACAAGGCGGGGGTCCTCACCGACGAGGAGTTCAGCACCGCGAAGCAGGCCGTACTGCGCAGCATGTGA
- the glmS gene encoding glutamine--fructose-6-phosphate transaminase (isomerizing), with product MCGIVGYIGKRDVAPLLLEGLQRLEYRGYDSAGIVITGKAAAGKPGTLKMVKAKGRVRELEAKVPKRFAGTTGIAHTRWATHGAPSDENAHPHLDAENKVAVVHNGIIDNASELRTRLTADGVAFLSETDTEVLTHLIARAQADTLEEKVREALRHVEGTYGIAVLHADFNDRIVVARNGSPVVLGIGEKEMFVASDVAALVAHTRQVVTLDDGEMATLKADDFRTYTTEGSTTTATPTTVEWEAESYDMGGHDTYMHKEISEQADAVDRVLRGRIDDRFSTVHLGGLNLDAREARGVRRIKILGCGTSYHAGQIGAQLIEELARIPADAEPASEFRYRNPVVDPDTLYVAVSQSGETYDVLAAVQELKRKGARVLGVVNVVGSAIAREADGGTYVHAGPEVCVVSTKCFTNTVVAFALLALHLGRIRDLSVADGKRIIDGLRRLPEQISEILANEDEIKRLAAEYADAKSMMFIGRVRGYPVAREASLKLKEVSYIHAEAYPASELKHGPLALIEPAMPTVAIVPDDDLLEKNRAAMEEIKARSGRILAVAHQVQEKADHTIVVPKNENELDPILMGIPLQLFAYHTALAMGRDIDKPRNLAKSVTVE from the coding sequence ATGTGCGGGATCGTCGGATACATCGGGAAGCGTGACGTCGCTCCGCTGCTGCTGGAGGGCCTGCAGCGGCTGGAGTACCGGGGCTACGACTCCGCGGGCATCGTCATCACCGGCAAGGCGGCGGCGGGCAAGCCGGGCACGCTGAAGATGGTCAAGGCCAAGGGCCGGGTCCGTGAGCTGGAGGCCAAGGTCCCCAAGCGGTTCGCGGGCACCACCGGCATCGCCCACACCCGCTGGGCCACCCACGGCGCCCCGAGCGACGAGAACGCCCACCCCCACCTGGACGCGGAGAACAAGGTCGCCGTCGTCCACAACGGCATCATCGACAACGCCTCCGAGCTGCGCACCCGGCTCACCGCCGACGGCGTCGCCTTCCTCTCGGAGACCGACACCGAGGTGCTGACCCACCTGATCGCCCGCGCCCAGGCCGACACCCTGGAGGAGAAGGTCCGCGAGGCGCTGCGCCACGTGGAGGGCACGTACGGCATCGCCGTGCTGCACGCCGACTTCAACGACCGCATCGTGGTCGCCCGCAACGGCTCGCCGGTCGTCCTCGGCATCGGCGAGAAGGAGATGTTCGTCGCCTCCGACGTCGCCGCCCTGGTCGCCCACACCCGCCAGGTCGTCACGCTCGACGACGGCGAGATGGCCACGCTGAAGGCCGACGACTTCCGTACGTACACGACGGAGGGCTCGACCACGACGGCCACGCCGACCACCGTGGAGTGGGAGGCCGAGTCGTACGACATGGGCGGCCACGACACGTACATGCACAAGGAGATCTCCGAGCAGGCCGACGCCGTGGACCGGGTCCTGCGCGGCCGGATCGACGACCGGTTCTCCACCGTGCACCTGGGCGGTCTCAACCTGGACGCCCGCGAGGCGCGCGGGGTGCGCCGGATCAAGATCCTCGGCTGCGGCACCTCGTACCACGCGGGCCAGATCGGCGCCCAGCTGATCGAGGAGCTGGCCCGGATCCCCGCCGACGCCGAGCCGGCCTCCGAGTTCCGCTACCGCAACCCGGTCGTGGACCCCGACACCCTGTACGTCGCGGTCTCCCAGTCGGGCGAGACGTACGACGTACTGGCCGCCGTCCAGGAGCTGAAGCGCAAGGGCGCCCGGGTCCTCGGCGTGGTCAACGTGGTCGGCTCCGCGATCGCCCGGGAGGCCGACGGCGGTACGTACGTCCACGCGGGCCCGGAGGTCTGCGTCGTCTCCACCAAGTGCTTCACCAACACCGTGGTCGCCTTCGCGCTGCTCGCCCTGCACCTGGGCCGGATCCGTGACCTGTCGGTCGCGGACGGCAAGCGGATCATCGACGGGCTGCGCCGGCTGCCGGAGCAGATCAGCGAGATCCTGGCGAACGAGGACGAGATCAAGCGTCTTGCGGCGGAGTACGCGGACGCCAAGTCGATGATGTTCATCGGCCGGGTGCGCGGCTATCCGGTGGCCCGAGAGGCTTCGCTGAAGCTGAAGGAGGTCTCGTACATCCACGCCGAGGCCTACCCGGCCTCCGAGCTGAAGCACGGCCCCCTCGCGCTGATCGAGCCCGCGATGCCGACCGTGGCGATCGTGCCGGACGACGACCTGCTGGAGAAGAACCGCGCCGCGATGGAGGAGATCAAGGCCCGCAGCGGCCGCATCCTCGCCGTGGCCCACCAGGTGCAGGAGAAGGCCGACCACACGATTGTCGTGCCGAAGAACGAGAACGAGCTGGACCCGATCCTCATGGGCATCCCGCTCCAGCTGTTCGCGTACCACACGGCCCTCGCGATGGGCCGGGACATCGACAAGCCGCGCAACCTGGCGAAGTCCGTGACGGTCGAGTAG
- a CDS encoding universal stress protein yields the protein MAGHEIPEPKDRKPLADPGSEPRTVEEARHACDPAFRHGVVVGFDGSTSSERALAYAIGMAGRSSSGLIIVHVANRLPTTVWAGCEPPVFVDVPDHRTEVLGLELACADYLSEVPWVLVERGGDICHELEEVGREYAADAIVVGSTHGIVGRIFGSVAGRLARRAQRPVIVIP from the coding sequence ATGGCCGGTCACGAAATCCCTGAACCCAAGGACCGCAAGCCGCTAGCCGACCCCGGGTCGGAGCCGCGGACGGTCGAAGAAGCACGCCATGCGTGCGATCCCGCCTTCCGGCACGGAGTCGTGGTCGGTTTCGACGGCTCCACGTCCAGCGAGCGGGCCCTCGCCTACGCCATCGGCATGGCGGGCCGCTCAAGCTCCGGCCTGATCATCGTCCACGTCGCCAACCGGCTGCCGACCACCGTCTGGGCGGGCTGCGAGCCCCCCGTCTTCGTCGACGTCCCCGACCACCGCACCGAGGTCCTCGGCCTGGAGCTGGCCTGCGCCGACTATCTCTCCGAGGTTCCCTGGGTGCTCGTCGAGCGCGGCGGCGACATCTGCCACGAGCTGGAGGAGGTCGGCCGGGAGTATGCCGCCGACGCCATCGTCGTCGGCTCCACGCACGGCATCGTCGGCCGGATCTTCGGCTCGGTGGCCGGCCGCCTGGCCCGCCGGGCGCAACGCCCCGTCATCGTCATCCCCTGA